One genomic segment of Tripterygium wilfordii isolate XIE 37 chromosome 9, ASM1340144v1, whole genome shotgun sequence includes these proteins:
- the LOC120005514 gene encoding ADP,ATP carrier protein 3, mitochondrial-like — protein sequence MRFWGKIDVEDILVVEMQYLCYVRVALNNSGLDAIRVLSYLSCKKKQGKKTVQVVVIFCQTSLRSTYATGLRTKKPSVVHSNRQFYINCYIAGTVDFINGAAVLQDCDIHGREPNSGQKKMVTAQGPNQNTGIMIQRVCSSYALSYFLVTTESTDSAFSSSPAQFFLRVSFGVLAETETSLLDGGRLWYWYCSSGYKYKAKKYFELNWLQEIKMSGRRVDGSKHPSVVEKIHGQPNLFTKYFSSKSFASGIQFQCSGRPYLNGGQWGPLLLASQRTSSVVIPPQVLVGQPTEKRNVSIIAKFFPVFSTIANMTAAAPIGRVNFLIQNQNEMIKSGRLLEPYKGKLNCFTRVIKNEGIISLWRGNGLDVIRYVYGVVVNRAFESHLKSIRRFYKIDKDGFWKWFASVSLAGALASATYSFFTHPLYYAQTRLTNDIKPSRESKRQFNGLVDVCKKTIRSDGIAGLYRGYNVSVLEKILHSWAFIGITKATNAGLFLGLLGLQNDWAANRFLLEGTILAASLATYPMSTLCRRMMMTCGEGVKYKSSLDAYSQILKKEGFASLYKGVDAYILLCTVRFGLMVVTYCVLKWLASSKKDRSGGGDQSSSIMIDIKWKTSTG from the exons ATGAGGTTTTGGGGTAAGATTGATGTTGAGGACATTCTTGTTGTAGAAATGCAGTACTTGTGCTATGTACGTGTAGCCTTAAATAACTCTG GTTTGGATGCCATTAGGGTTCTATCATATTTAAGCTGTAAAAAAAAACAGGGGAAGAAAACAGTACAGGTGGTGGTGATATTTTGTCAGACCTCCCTGCGTTCTACCTATGCGACAGGATTGCGTACCAAGAAACCCTCTGTCGTCCACTCCAATCGCCAATTCTATATCAACTGCTACATCGCAGGCACTGTCGATTTCATCAACGGAGCCGCAGTACTCCAAGACTGCGACATCCACGGCAGAGAGCCCAACAGTGGCCAGAAAAAGATGGTCACGGCCCAAGGCCCAAATCAAAACACTGGGATTATGATCCAGAGAGTGTGCAGCTCATACGCACTCTCGTACTTTCTTGTTACAACAGAATCCACAGACAGTGCCTTCTCATCTTCGCCTGCCCAGTTTTTCCTCCGGGTCTCATTTGGGGTTCTTGCCGAAACAGAGACCAGCTTGTTGGACG GGGGCAGGTTATGGTATTGGTATTGTAGTTCTGGATACAAATACAAAGCTAAAAAGTATTTTGAG CTAAATTGGTTGCAGGAAATCAAAATGAGTGGCAGAAGGGTTGATGGATCAAAACATCCATCTGTAGTTGAAAAGATACATGGTCAACCTAACCTCTTCACCAAGTATTTTTCTTCTAAATCCTTCGCATCAGGGATCCAATTTCAATGCAGTGGAAGACCATATTTGAATGGAGGACAGTGGGGTCCTTTGCTGCTAGCTAGTCAAAGGACTTCATCAGTTGTGATTCCTCCACAAGTTTTAGTAGGACAGCCAACAGAAAAACGCAATGTTTCTATTATAGCTAAATTTTTCCCAGTATTTTCAACTATAGCGAACATGACAGCAGCTGCTCCGATTGGGAGAGTAAACTTCTTGATCCAGAACCAGAATGAGATGATTAAGTCAGGTCGGCTGTTGGAGCCTTACAAAGGAAAACTGAACTGCTTTACCAGGGTAATCAAGAATGAAGGTATCATTTCTTTGTGGAGAGGCAACGGCCTAGATGTCATTAGATATGTCTATGGAGTG GTCGTGAATCGTGCTTTTGAGAGCCATTTAAAGAGTATTCGCAGATTTTATAAGATAGACAAAGATGGTTTCTGGAAATGGTTTGCAAGTGTCTCTTTGGCAGGGGCTCTTGCCAGTGCTACATATAGTTTTTTTACACATCCATTGTATTATGCCCAGACACGCCTGACCAATGATATCAAGCCTTCCAGAGAGAGCAAAAGGCAGTTCAATGGTCTAGTTGATGTCTGCAAGAAAACCATCAGATCGGATGGCATTGCTGGACTTTACCGTGGGTATAATGTTTCAGTTCTTGAAAAAATTTTGCATAGCTGGGCCTTTATTGGGATTACTAAGGCCACGAACGCAGGGCTGTTTCTTGGATTGCTTGGGTTGCAG AACGATTGGGCTGCGAACCGTTTCCTACTTGAAGGGACTATTCTTGCTGCTAGCTTGGCTACTTACCCAATGAGTACTCTCTGCAGAAGGATGATGATGACCTGCGGTGAAGGTGTCAAGTACAAGAGTTCACTGGATGCATACTCTCAAATCCTGAAAAAGGAGGGGTTTGCATCCCTCTATAAGGGTGTAGATGCATATATTCTTCTATGTACTGTCAGATTTGGTCTTATGGTGGTCACTTACTGTGTGTTAAAATGGCTTGCTTCCTCGAAGAAGGATCGATCTGGTGGTGGCGATCAATCTTCTTCAATAATGATTGACATAAAATGGAAAACCAGTACAGGGTGA